One stretch of Amycolatopsis tolypomycina DNA includes these proteins:
- a CDS encoding ROK family transcriptional regulator translates to MVETRHQTRLLTLLRDDGPMSRVELGERLELPRARVGAEVARLAEVGLVEAAGPSASRGGRRSTLVRLAGELRVLAVDVGATSVGVAVTDGSCEVLAHAVEDCDVRQGPHPVLRRVAELAAKVRDEAPGRLVAAGIGLPGPVSFAEGMAVAPPIMPGWDRFNVRDHLGGLWGCPVAVDNDVNAMALGERHAGVARSTDDLMFVKIGTGIGCGIVLGGKVYRGVAGTAGDIGHIRLDDFGPTCACGEVGCLEAYFGGAALARDGLALARSGRSAHLAEAAAERGAVTARDVGRAAAAGDSGAVNLIRDGGRRLGQVIASLVCFINPGMVVIGGGVAQLGHQLLAEVRSAVYRRSLPLATGNLPIVLSELGETAGVIGAAWSATDRAFTLSS, encoded by the coding sequence ATGGTCGAAACCCGTCACCAGACCCGGTTGCTGACCCTGCTCCGCGACGACGGCCCGATGTCGCGGGTCGAGCTGGGGGAGCGCCTCGAACTGCCGCGCGCCCGGGTGGGTGCCGAGGTGGCGCGGCTCGCCGAAGTCGGGCTCGTCGAGGCCGCCGGGCCCTCGGCCAGCCGGGGCGGGCGGCGGTCGACGCTCGTCCGGCTCGCGGGCGAACTGCGGGTGCTCGCCGTCGACGTCGGGGCGACCTCGGTCGGCGTGGCCGTCACCGATGGCTCGTGCGAGGTGCTCGCGCACGCCGTCGAAGACTGCGATGTGCGGCAAGGGCCGCACCCGGTGCTGCGGCGGGTCGCCGAGCTCGCCGCGAAGGTCCGGGACGAGGCGCCCGGCCGGCTGGTCGCCGCGGGCATCGGGCTGCCGGGGCCGGTCAGCTTCGCCGAAGGCATGGCCGTCGCGCCACCGATCATGCCCGGCTGGGACCGGTTCAACGTCCGCGACCACCTCGGCGGGCTGTGGGGCTGCCCGGTCGCGGTGGACAACGACGTCAACGCGATGGCGCTCGGCGAGCGGCACGCCGGGGTGGCGCGCTCGACCGACGACCTGATGTTCGTCAAGATCGGCACCGGGATCGGCTGCGGGATCGTGCTCGGCGGCAAGGTCTACCGCGGGGTCGCGGGCACGGCGGGCGACATCGGGCACATCCGGCTCGACGACTTCGGCCCGACCTGCGCGTGCGGCGAGGTCGGCTGCCTGGAGGCCTACTTCGGTGGGGCGGCGCTGGCCCGCGACGGGCTGGCACTGGCCCGCAGCGGCCGGTCGGCCCACCTGGCCGAGGCGGCCGCCGAACGCGGGGCCGTCACCGCCCGTGACGTCGGCCGGGCCGCCGCGGCCGGCGACTCCGGCGCGGTCAACCTCATCCGCGACGGCGGACGGCGGCTCGGCCAGGTCATCGCCTCGCTGGTCTGCTTCATCAACCCCGGCATGGTGGTGATCGGCGGCGGCGTGGCCCAGCTCGGCCACCAGCTGCTCGCCGAGGTGCGCAGCGCGGTGTACCGGCGCTCGCTGCCGCTGGCCACCGGGAACCTGCCGATCGTGCTGTCCGAGCTGGGCGAGACGGCGGGCGTGATCGGGGCCGCCTGGTCGGCCACCGACCGGGCGTTCACGCTCAGCAGCTGA
- a CDS encoding sensor histidine kinase: MSVHLPARYVLPVAVVVTGSVWWWMTAMVSGADRTFVAWYSGIAAAVVCAAVTVAAHWAQAARRDRGRLAALDAEVTRIADDTLPAVVRRVRDGASVDTALAEVPGSADGAHRRLLDTIAQEIARSERMRAATMAACANAAGRVQALATSMLADLREMEGRYDENVLGDLLELDHRTAQAGRLADSIAVLTGARSGRRWTKPIVMESILRGAMGRISAYQRVRTHSTSTVAVAGYAAEGVMHALAELMDNATSFSPPSEDVHVYVEEVHAGVVVTIEDSGLVMGPAALERAVRAVSAEPLDLTTLSGTRLGLAVVGCLARKHGLTVHFRPSARGGTGVVVMIPRLLITQPEPDAPTAPPSPAKAAAPPAAAPAPAVSEVESAASGLPQRRRGQTLAAAPKPAPPPAASPAPARADAGARFSAFHAAGRGTRPSAAASEDSR; this comes from the coding sequence ATGTCAGTGCACTTGCCCGCCCGCTACGTTCTGCCGGTCGCCGTGGTCGTCACCGGGTCGGTGTGGTGGTGGATGACGGCCATGGTGTCCGGGGCGGACCGGACGTTCGTGGCCTGGTACAGCGGGATCGCGGCCGCCGTGGTGTGCGCGGCGGTCACCGTCGCCGCCCACTGGGCGCAGGCCGCGCGCCGGGACCGCGGCCGGCTCGCGGCGCTGGACGCGGAGGTCACCCGGATCGCCGACGACACGCTGCCCGCCGTGGTCCGGCGCGTGCGCGACGGGGCGTCGGTGGACACCGCGCTCGCCGAGGTGCCGGGCTCGGCCGACGGCGCGCACCGGCGCCTGCTGGACACGATCGCGCAGGAGATCGCCCGGAGCGAGCGGATGCGCGCGGCCACCATGGCGGCCTGCGCCAACGCCGCCGGCCGCGTCCAGGCGCTGGCCACCAGCATGCTGGCCGACCTGCGGGAGATGGAAGGCCGCTACGACGAAAACGTCCTCGGCGACCTGCTCGAACTGGACCACCGCACCGCGCAGGCCGGCCGCCTGGCGGACAGCATCGCGGTGCTGACCGGCGCGCGGTCCGGCCGGCGCTGGACCAAGCCGATCGTGATGGAAAGCATCCTGCGCGGCGCGATGGGGCGCATCAGCGCCTACCAGCGGGTGCGGACGCATTCGACCAGCACCGTCGCGGTCGCCGGGTACGCCGCCGAGGGGGTCATGCACGCGCTGGCCGAACTGATGGACAACGCGACCAGCTTCTCCCCGCCGTCGGAGGACGTGCACGTGTACGTGGAAGAAGTCCACGCGGGCGTCGTCGTCACGATCGAGGACAGCGGCCTCGTCATGGGCCCGGCGGCACTGGAGCGTGCCGTGCGGGCGGTGTCGGCCGAGCCGCTGGACCTGACCACGCTGTCCGGCACCCGGCTGGGCCTGGCCGTGGTGGGGTGCCTGGCGCGCAAGCACGGCCTGACCGTGCACTTCCGGCCGTCCGCGCGGGGCGGCACCGGCGTGGTGGTGATGATCCCCCGGCTGCTGATCACCCAGCCCGAACCGGACGCCCCGACGGCCCCGCCGAGCCCGGCGAAGGCGGCCGCCCCGCCCGCCGCGGCGCCCGCGCCCGCGGTGTCCGAAGTGGAGAGTGCCGCTTCCGGGCTGCCGCAACGACGTCGCGGCCAGACGCTGGCGGCCGCACCCAAGCCGGCACCGCCGCCGGCGGCGAGTCCCGCACCGGCCCGTGCCGACGCCGGGGCGCGGTTCAGCGCGTTCCACGCGGCCGGCCGGGGAACCCGCCCGTCCGCTGCTGCCTCGGAGGACAGCCGATGA
- a CDS encoding MarR family winged helix-turn-helix transcriptional regulator: MGDTEGTDLRAVLPRLMQLGNLMNRSGLGERAMKRIGADLDRPGLSIILALHMTGKAMRVGEIAERLQVAGPHVTRHLHVLEKRRLVSGLADPDDRRARLVELTPDGAEIADRYVTTLLGWFGDALSGWAPEDRRTFYDLLLRFTDDLATFLAATGDEE; encoded by the coding sequence ATGGGCGACACAGAAGGCACCGACCTGCGGGCCGTGCTGCCCCGGCTCATGCAGCTGGGCAACCTGATGAACCGCAGCGGCCTCGGCGAGCGGGCGATGAAGCGAATCGGCGCCGACCTCGACCGGCCCGGACTGTCGATCATCCTCGCCCTGCACATGACCGGGAAGGCGATGCGCGTCGGCGAGATCGCCGAACGCCTGCAGGTCGCCGGCCCGCACGTCACCCGGCACCTGCACGTGCTCGAGAAGCGGCGGCTCGTGAGCGGCCTGGCCGACCCCGACGACCGGCGCGCCCGGCTGGTCGAGCTGACTCCCGACGGCGCCGAAATCGCCGACCGGTACGTCACCACCCTGCTCGGCTGGTTCGGCGACGCCCTGTCCGGCTGGGCACCGGAGGACCGCCGGACCTTCTACGACCTGCTCCTGCGGTTCACCGACGACCTCGCGACCTTCCTGGCGGCCACCGGCGACGAGGAGTGA
- a CDS encoding DUF742 domain-containing protein — protein sequence MSREHLHREDPDRLYTVTGGRSRANESALDLVTLIVSEGDPVPGMQSEHVKILRLCRLPTAMVEVASELGLPVSVVKILLCDLLDTGRVTARHPSPAPADTDLPDLETLKQVLVGLQKL from the coding sequence ATGAGCCGGGAACACCTCCACCGCGAGGACCCGGACCGGTTGTACACCGTCACCGGCGGGCGCAGCCGCGCGAACGAGAGCGCGCTGGACCTGGTGACGCTGATCGTGAGCGAAGGCGATCCGGTCCCGGGCATGCAGTCCGAGCACGTCAAGATCCTGCGCCTGTGCCGGCTCCCGACGGCCATGGTGGAGGTCGCCTCGGAGCTGGGCCTGCCGGTGAGCGTCGTGAAGATCCTGCTGTGCGACCTGCTCGACACCGGCCGGGTCACCGCCCGCCACCCGTCCCCCGCGCCCGCCGACACCGATCTGCCCGATCTCGAAACCCTGAAGCAGGTACTCGTTGGACTGCAGAAGCTCTGA
- a CDS encoding expansin EXLX1 family cellulose-binding protein — translation MSGRRRAVLAAVVAVLAVAATVGVLGAAGADGAATTRADAAVIEPAVIAPPATTTPVTSSSARATPSTAEPAPVAAPLTGRIEPGATHSGVATFYDTDGTGACGFDASPDPLNAAMNVADFEGSQACGAYVLVQAAGGASVTVRITNLCPAPCRVGQLDLSPKAFDRLGARNLGEIPVTWKLVSPPTTAKISLRYKDGSSRYWCGIQVIGHRNPVARLEVRAGSTWKRLPRTDYNYFLAENGAGCGGAVAITDVYGERLVVDPLPVKPGAGQPTSLQFAQR, via the coding sequence TTGAGCGGGCGCCGGCGCGCGGTGCTCGCGGCGGTCGTGGCGGTGCTCGCGGTGGCTGCGACGGTCGGCGTCCTGGGGGCGGCCGGCGCGGACGGCGCGGCCACGACCCGGGCGGACGCCGCCGTGATCGAGCCGGCTGTCATTGCTCCACCGGCGACCACGACTCCCGTGACCTCCTCTTCCGCCCGTGCCACGCCTTCGACGGCCGAGCCCGCACCGGTGGCCGCGCCCCTCACCGGCCGGATCGAGCCGGGCGCGACCCACTCCGGCGTCGCGACCTTCTACGACACCGACGGCACCGGCGCGTGCGGGTTCGACGCGAGCCCGGACCCGTTGAACGCGGCGATGAACGTCGCCGACTTCGAGGGTTCCCAGGCGTGCGGGGCTTACGTCCTCGTCCAAGCGGCCGGCGGCGCGAGCGTGACGGTGCGGATCACCAACCTCTGCCCGGCGCCGTGCCGGGTGGGGCAGCTGGACCTGAGCCCGAAGGCGTTCGACCGCCTCGGGGCGCGCAACCTCGGGGAGATCCCGGTCACCTGGAAGCTGGTGAGCCCGCCGACGACGGCGAAGATTTCGCTGCGCTACAAGGACGGATCTTCCCGGTACTGGTGCGGGATCCAGGTGATCGGCCACCGCAACCCGGTGGCCCGCCTGGAAGTCCGCGCGGGCAGCACGTGGAAACGGTTGCCGCGCACCGACTACAACTACTTCCTGGCGGAGAACGGCGCCGGGTGCGGCGGGGCCGTCGCGATCACCGACGTCTACGGCGAGCGGCTGGTCGTCGACCCGCTGCCGGTCAAGCCCGGCGCCGGCCAGCCGACGTCCCTGCAGTTCGCGCAGCGCTGA
- a CDS encoding GTP-binding protein: protein MIVGGFGVGKTTMVRSVSEIRPLSTEETMTQAGVGIDDGASPGKTTTTVAFDFGRISLNEHMVLYLFGAPGQERFWFLWDRLFAGTLGAVVLVDTHRLADSWYSIDRLEHHGTPFIVARNNFGEPEHSLDQVRQALDLSADVPLIDCDARRRDSSKTVLLSLVHHLFALSAARETTS from the coding sequence GTGATCGTCGGCGGGTTCGGGGTCGGCAAGACGACCATGGTCCGCTCGGTCAGCGAGATCCGCCCGCTGAGCACCGAGGAAACCATGACGCAGGCGGGCGTCGGGATCGACGACGGCGCCTCCCCCGGCAAGACCACCACCACGGTCGCGTTCGACTTCGGGCGGATCAGCCTCAACGAGCACATGGTGCTGTACCTGTTCGGCGCGCCGGGCCAGGAGCGGTTCTGGTTCCTGTGGGACCGCCTGTTCGCCGGGACGCTGGGCGCCGTCGTGCTGGTGGACACCCACCGGCTGGCCGACTCCTGGTACTCCATCGACCGCCTCGAGCACCACGGGACGCCGTTCATCGTGGCGCGCAACAACTTCGGCGAACCGGAGCACTCCCTGGACCAGGTGCGGCAGGCGCTCGACCTGTCCGCCGACGTGCCGCTGATCGACTGCGACGCCCGGCGGCGCGACTCCAGCAAGACCGTCCTGCTTTCCCTCGTCCACCACCTCTTCGCCCTGTCCGCCGCCCGGGAGACCACGTCATGA
- a CDS encoding ROK family transcriptional regulator: MAVTRTRQAGSASPRTANLAAVLRALRTGPLSRTQLAARCGIPKSAVPGLLAELAERGLVRPAGVRPGNGRPSRLVELHGEDAYALALTIEADRLSALVTDLSGRVLAEGREAVDVAALGLHAGLDALAHLAGRVLPGLPVGVAVSVPGLVDSAAAVLRFAPALRWRDAEIAGLLAARLALPVDAVAVDNEANLGALAESVAGTGTELFFLNGGTAVGGGFVSGGTILRGARGFAGEVGHIAVDPSGERCPCGRTGCLETKANLAAVLRAAAAPGDPLHDPAPGIDGRVALLKDRVRRGDQRAATAVHELGVALGIALSTVVDVLDPDVVVLGGFFAELGEWLVEPVRVELAARPLGQARVVASGLGLQAPLRGAAHLAAERLFANPTLAEEATV, translated from the coding sequence GTGGCCGTCACCCGAACGAGGCAAGCCGGCTCGGCGAGCCCCCGTACGGCGAACCTGGCCGCGGTCCTGCGGGCGCTGCGCACCGGCCCGCTCTCGCGCACCCAGCTGGCGGCCCGCTGCGGGATCCCGAAGTCCGCGGTGCCCGGCCTGCTCGCCGAACTCGCCGAACGCGGCCTGGTCCGGCCCGCCGGGGTCCGGCCCGGCAACGGACGGCCGAGCAGGCTCGTCGAACTGCACGGCGAAGACGCCTACGCGCTGGCACTGACCATCGAAGCCGACCGGCTGTCGGCGCTGGTCACCGACCTGTCCGGGCGCGTCCTGGCCGAAGGAAGGGAAGCCGTCGACGTCGCCGCGCTCGGCCTCCACGCCGGGCTGGACGCCCTCGCCCACCTCGCCGGCCGGGTGCTGCCCGGCCTGCCGGTCGGCGTCGCGGTGTCCGTGCCGGGGCTGGTCGACTCGGCCGCCGCCGTGCTGCGGTTCGCGCCCGCGCTGCGCTGGCGTGACGCCGAAATCGCCGGGCTGCTGGCGGCCCGGCTCGCCCTCCCGGTCGACGCCGTGGCCGTCGACAACGAAGCCAACCTCGGGGCGCTGGCCGAGTCGGTCGCGGGCACCGGGACCGAGCTCTTCTTCCTCAACGGCGGGACGGCCGTCGGCGGCGGGTTCGTCTCCGGCGGCACGATCCTCCGCGGCGCGCGCGGCTTCGCGGGCGAGGTCGGGCACATCGCCGTCGACCCGTCCGGCGAGCGGTGCCCCTGCGGCCGGACGGGCTGCCTGGAGACGAAGGCGAACCTGGCCGCGGTGCTGCGCGCGGCCGCCGCCCCCGGCGACCCACTGCACGATCCCGCCCCCGGCATCGACGGCCGCGTCGCCCTGCTCAAGGACCGCGTCCGGCGCGGTGACCAGCGCGCGGCCACCGCGGTCCACGAACTCGGCGTCGCGCTCGGCATCGCGCTGTCCACCGTGGTCGACGTGCTCGACCCGGACGTCGTCGTGCTCGGCGGCTTCTTCGCCGAACTGGGCGAGTGGCTGGTCGAACCGGTCCGCGTCGAACTCGCCGCCCGGCCGCTCGGCCAGGCCCGGGTCGTCGCCTCCGGGCTCGGCCTGCAGGCGCCGCTGCGCGGGGCCGCGCACCTGGCGGCCGAGCGGCTGTTCGCGAACCCGACGCTCGCCGAGGAGGCGACGGTATGA
- a CDS encoding glycoside hydrolase family 43 protein, protein MRGFRILVSVLLIAVALAAPADAGQSRYAGYLFTYFTGEGTPDGEQVYFALSQGNDPLRWQAPSGSPALRSTVGTQGVRDPFVIRSPRGDRFYLIATDLRMYGRDDWERSWRHGSRSIVVWESADLLRWSAPRLVEVMPETAGNVWAPEAFYDPARAAYVVFWASNIYPADDPGHVTTSHNRMMYATTRDFRTFSEPKPWYDPGYSVIDSTVIRHDGEYYRFSQDDRGPGGGGSTPCGRYITEEKSKALLSRSYDLVKECIGKDAVVGGEGPLVFRSNTERKWYLFIDEYGGAGYRPFETTDLDSGDWRPSANVQLPGKPRHGTVLPVTRAEYHRLAAAGRL, encoded by the coding sequence ATGCGGGGGTTCCGGATCCTGGTCTCGGTGCTGCTGATCGCGGTGGCGCTCGCGGCGCCCGCGGACGCCGGTCAGTCGCGGTACGCCGGCTACCTGTTCACCTACTTCACCGGTGAGGGCACCCCCGACGGCGAGCAGGTCTACTTCGCGCTGAGCCAGGGCAACGACCCGCTGCGGTGGCAGGCGCCGAGCGGCAGCCCGGCGTTGCGGTCCACGGTCGGGACCCAGGGCGTGCGCGACCCGTTCGTCATCCGCTCGCCGCGCGGGGACCGCTTCTACCTGATCGCGACCGACCTGCGGATGTACGGCCGCGACGACTGGGAGCGGTCGTGGCGGCACGGCAGCCGGTCGATCGTGGTGTGGGAGTCGGCGGACCTCCTGCGGTGGAGCGCACCGCGCCTGGTCGAGGTCATGCCGGAGACCGCGGGCAACGTGTGGGCGCCGGAGGCGTTCTACGACCCGGCGCGCGCGGCGTACGTGGTCTTCTGGGCGTCCAACATCTACCCGGCCGACGACCCCGGCCACGTCACGACCTCCCACAACCGGATGATGTACGCCACCACCCGGGACTTCCGCACGTTCAGCGAGCCGAAGCCCTGGTACGACCCCGGGTACTCGGTGATCGACTCCACGGTGATCCGCCACGACGGCGAGTACTACCGGTTCTCCCAGGACGACCGCGGCCCCGGCGGCGGCGGCTCGACCCCGTGCGGCCGGTACATCACCGAGGAGAAGTCCAAGGCCTTGCTGAGCCGCAGCTACGACCTGGTGAAGGAGTGCATCGGCAAGGACGCGGTCGTCGGCGGCGAGGGCCCGCTGGTGTTCCGGTCGAACACCGAGCGGAAGTGGTACCTGTTCATCGACGAGTACGGCGGCGCCGGGTACCGGCCGTTCGAAACCACGGACCTGGATTCCGGCGACTGGCGGCCGTCGGCGAACGTCCAGCTGCCCGGCAAACCCCGGCATGGCACGGTCCTGCCGGTGACCCGCGCCGAGTACCACCGGCTGGCCGCGGCGGGCCGGCTTTGA
- a CDS encoding cytochrome P450, giving the protein MSTPQPALATPLSGPGFQQTSAELYAELRRAHGPVAPVLLDGDVPAWLVLGYREVQYVVSNPEVFGRDSRRWNAWDRVPPDWPLLPLLAYQPTMMFAEGAEHRRRAEALDEALGAVDQFELGARAQQVADELVDAFAGSGEADLITQYADGIPLPVVARMIGVPDAETADLVRDVYQTHAAGEGANEAYARVRDKVRQLVESRRLAPGPDVTSRLLAHPAALADEEITEDLLHLMNAGQLPTAYWIGNTLRLMLTDDRFAMTLAGGRRSVGQALNEVLWEDTPTQNFPGRFAVHDLQLGGSRIRKGDLLILGLAAANQDPLVRPVPQASTGNQAYLSFSHGEHRCPYAAQEIAKVIAEAAIEVLLDRLPDVGLAVPADTLAWRPSPLFRGLAALPVRFTPSW; this is encoded by the coding sequence ATGAGCACCCCTCAGCCCGCCCTCGCCACGCCGTTGTCCGGGCCGGGGTTCCAGCAGACGTCCGCGGAGCTGTACGCGGAGCTGCGGCGCGCGCACGGGCCGGTGGCCCCCGTGCTGCTCGACGGCGACGTGCCGGCGTGGCTCGTGCTCGGCTACCGCGAGGTGCAGTACGTCGTGAGCAACCCGGAGGTCTTCGGCCGCGACTCGCGGCGCTGGAACGCCTGGGACCGCGTCCCGCCCGACTGGCCGCTGCTGCCGCTGCTGGCCTACCAGCCCACGATGATGTTCGCCGAGGGCGCCGAGCACCGGCGGCGGGCCGAGGCGCTGGACGAGGCGCTCGGCGCCGTCGACCAGTTCGAGCTGGGCGCCCGGGCCCAGCAGGTGGCCGACGAGCTCGTCGACGCCTTCGCCGGGAGCGGCGAGGCCGACCTGATCACCCAGTACGCCGACGGGATCCCGCTGCCCGTCGTGGCCCGGATGATCGGCGTGCCGGACGCGGAGACCGCGGACCTGGTCCGGGACGTCTACCAGACCCACGCCGCCGGCGAAGGCGCGAACGAGGCGTACGCGCGCGTCCGGGACAAGGTGCGGCAGCTGGTCGAGTCCCGCCGTCTCGCCCCCGGGCCGGACGTCACGTCGCGGCTGCTGGCCCACCCGGCCGCGCTCGCCGACGAGGAGATCACCGAGGACCTGCTCCACCTGATGAACGCGGGCCAGCTGCCCACCGCGTACTGGATCGGCAACACCCTGCGGCTGATGCTCACCGACGACCGCTTCGCGATGACGCTGGCCGGCGGGCGCCGCAGCGTCGGCCAGGCGCTGAACGAGGTGCTGTGGGAGGACACGCCGACCCAGAACTTCCCGGGCCGGTTCGCCGTCCACGACCTGCAGCTGGGCGGCAGCCGGATCCGCAAGGGCGACCTGCTCATCCTCGGGCTCGCCGCGGCCAACCAGGACCCGCTGGTGCGGCCGGTCCCGCAGGCCTCGACGGGCAACCAGGCGTACCTGTCGTTCAGCCACGGCGAACACCGGTGCCCGTACGCCGCCCAGGAGATCGCCAAGGTCATCGCCGAGGCGGCGATCGAGGTGCTGCTCGACCGGCTCCCGGACGTCGGGCTGGCGGTGCCGGCCGACACACTGGCCTGGCGGCCGTCGCCGCTGTTCCGCGGCCTGGCGGCGCTGCCGGTGCGGTTCACGCCGTCCTGGTGA
- a CDS encoding roadblock/LC7 domain-containing protein encodes MNTTEHDLDWLLENLLGKTPGTRHALVLSKDGLKLCHTRGLTIDQADQLAAIASGIQSLAYGTSIEFGDGTGGVRQSMTEFHGGMLFIVEAGAGAHLAVIADDDADVGLIGHNMNELVEQLGEHLTAPPRPQPTAAG; translated from the coding sequence ATGAACACCACCGAACACGATCTCGACTGGCTGCTGGAGAACCTGCTGGGCAAGACCCCGGGCACCCGGCACGCCCTGGTGCTGTCGAAGGACGGTCTCAAGCTCTGCCACACCCGTGGGCTCACGATCGACCAGGCCGACCAGCTGGCCGCCATCGCCTCGGGCATCCAGAGCCTGGCGTACGGCACGTCCATCGAGTTCGGCGACGGCACCGGCGGCGTGCGCCAGTCCATGACGGAGTTCCACGGCGGGATGCTGTTCATCGTGGAGGCCGGGGCCGGCGCCCACCTCGCCGTGATCGCCGACGACGACGCGGACGTGGGCCTCATCGGCCACAACATGAACGAGCTCGTCGAGCAGCTCGGCGAGCACCTGACCGCGCCGCCGCGCCCGCAGCCCACCGCGGCCGGATGA
- a CDS encoding FAD-dependent monooxygenase encodes MKKVLISGASIAGPALAFWLRSAGFAVTLVEKAPELRAGGYPIDVRGTALDVVRRMGILPRLREQHISTRRLTFLDADGGEIVAVAPDAIIGGAEGEDLEIRRGDLIRTLYDLVRGDVDVRFGDTIATLTEDADVTFRSGREETYDLVIGADGLHSRTRELVFGEESAFHHYLGYSFAGFTMPNDFGLVREGVTWSTPGKGAALYAVLDSEEVHGFLVFARPEPPLEAFRDPEAQRDLIARTFAGEGWEVPRLVAAMREADDLFFDVVSQIRMPRWSAGRVALVGDAAHAPSFLTGQGTSLALVGAYVLGQALATIPDHAAAFAAYENRLRGFVEANQALVSEGQATLFPSTPEALERRNAALRQLTTAPPPAPRPEHSALTLPDFPVPVR; translated from the coding sequence ATGAAGAAGGTCCTGATCTCGGGCGCGAGCATCGCCGGCCCGGCCCTGGCGTTCTGGCTGCGGAGCGCCGGCTTCGCGGTCACCCTCGTGGAGAAGGCGCCGGAACTGCGCGCCGGCGGCTACCCGATCGACGTGCGCGGCACGGCACTCGACGTCGTCCGCCGGATGGGAATCCTGCCCCGCCTGCGGGAGCAGCACATTTCGACGCGGCGGTTGACGTTCCTCGACGCCGACGGCGGCGAGATCGTGGCAGTGGCCCCGGACGCGATCATCGGCGGTGCCGAAGGCGAGGACCTCGAGATCCGCCGGGGCGACCTGATCCGGACGCTGTACGACCTGGTGCGCGGCGACGTCGACGTCCGGTTCGGCGACACGATCGCAACGCTCACCGAGGACGCCGACGTCACCTTCCGCAGCGGCCGCGAGGAAACGTACGACCTGGTGATCGGCGCCGACGGCCTGCACTCCCGCACCCGGGAGCTCGTCTTCGGCGAGGAAAGCGCGTTCCACCATTACCTCGGCTACAGCTTCGCCGGGTTCACGATGCCCAACGACTTCGGGCTCGTCCGCGAGGGGGTCACGTGGAGCACGCCCGGCAAGGGCGCGGCGCTGTACGCGGTCCTCGACAGCGAAGAGGTCCACGGTTTCTTGGTCTTCGCCCGGCCGGAGCCGCCGCTCGAAGCGTTCCGCGACCCCGAAGCCCAGCGCGACCTGATCGCCCGCACCTTTGCGGGCGAGGGCTGGGAAGTCCCGCGTCTGGTCGCGGCGATGCGCGAAGCCGACGACCTGTTCTTCGACGTGGTCAGCCAGATCCGCATGCCGCGCTGGTCGGCGGGGCGCGTCGCCCTCGTCGGGGACGCGGCCCACGCGCCGTCGTTCCTGACCGGCCAGGGCACCAGCCTCGCCCTCGTGGGCGCGTACGTGCTCGGCCAGGCCCTGGCCACGATCCCCGACCACGCGGCGGCGTTCGCCGCCTACGAGAACCGGTTGCGCGGCTTCGTCGAAGCCAACCAGGCCCTGGTGAGCGAGGGGCAGGCGACACTGTTCCCGTCGACGCCGGAGGCGCTCGAACGCCGCAACGCCGCACTCCGGCAGCTGACGACGGCCCCGCCGCCGGCGCCCCGGCCGGAGCACTCGGCGCTGACGCTGCCGGACTTCCCCGTGCCGGTGCGGTGA